A portion of the Cydia fagiglandana chromosome 7, ilCydFagi1.1, whole genome shotgun sequence genome contains these proteins:
- the LOC134665985 gene encoding integrator complex subunit 12, with protein sequence MSSIDFDPSIKLCLKHLHSSASDSTEQLRLTLDDIIRQTYGSAKTLANTLPKKYLNEEKLESPRMAKHKSEKASSSKTVPIPQQSPQQLQIPERENDDGSVMDGELAFDLLEEDLTCAVCRQIAVQAGNRLVECEACHALYHQDCHKPVISDNDVSASWQCASCLASQGFVTSYTKISSASKSPTHVSGSTTPVKISSGSSSSKVVTPNINIISADKRLQIMKKKAAKQHEKKKHK encoded by the exons ATGTCTTCAATTGATTTTGATCCATCTATTAAACTGTGCTTAAAGCACTTACACTCCAGTGCCTCAGATTCGACAGAGCAACTCCGTCTAACCCTCGACGATATCATTCGTCAGACCTACGGCAGCGCAAAAACCTTAGCCAATACATTGCCTAAGAAGTATTTGAACGAGGAAAAATTAGAATCGCCTCGGATGGCGAAGCATAAGAGTGAGAAAGCGTCGAGTTCGAAGACGGTGCCTATACCGCAGCAGAGTCCGCAGCAGTTGCAGATTCCGGAGCGGGAGAATGACGATGGGTCGGTGATGGACGGGGAGCTGGCGTTCGACCTGCTGGAGGAGGACCTGACGTGCGCGGTGTGCCGGCAGATCGCCGTGCAGGCGGGGAACAGACTGGTGGAGTGCGAGGCTTGCCATGCACTCTATCATCAG GATTGTCATAAGCCTGTAATCAGCGACAATGATGTCAGCGCAAGCTGGCAGTGTGCATCCTGCCTCGCATCCCAAGGCTTCGTCACCAGCTACACTAAGATATCATCAGCATCCAAATCACCCACCCATGTCTCGGGATCCACTACACCGGTTAAGATCTCATCAGGAAGTTCATCGTCCAAGGTTGTCACtcctaatataaatataatttcggCTGACAAGAGACTGCAGATTATGAAGAAGAAAGCAGCAAAGCAACATGAAAAGAAGAAACACAAGTGA
- the LOC134665984 gene encoding uncharacterized protein LOC134665984, with amino-acid sequence MMLTLLLAMCMCCYPLETIQQEGPDPWHNNNDAILQQKENIDVTPDLRMPLPQVRTTETASTGMRDWFFKRMLAIILKGGQYKKNEDNSVEVAVQMRFDESQWTTLNDYLNPNVALSEEIFRRSVGYVENAIYKPSVSERIVMVWNDYIQFYLVEYKMEITMAFGILAAASAMMWLWNHMSHKHFKIIAFIALYLYEVFVSYKEAEQHEFDRYMSAINKCKWYFWSSTCDVPPPDPIKFLKYMNPLKIGVRMFTTIISEPMITISATVQTIIHGITDGMWFPLNVIMTGLLTVAFTVILVVLLVMIVFTYILNIPFNLSFLCGLFSIGVNEKRDRTNTSNVCGNQIPSIDGGGDRISSATLDRILDVCTRALTSAQINNTSSTQIPRIQATRPLHISNGTVPTTSLKRSSSTGRLQEYKSYDHDFELPGRHSVVRKRNHGKTRLNNGSGDAF; translated from the exons ATGATGTTAACATTGTTGTTAGCGATGTGTATGTGTTGTTACCCACTTGAAACTATACAACAAGAGGGACCGGACCCTTGGCACAATAACAATGACGCAATACTTCAACAAAAGGAGAATATTGATGTTACACCTGATCTGAGGATGCCTTTGCCTCAGGTTAGGACTACAGAAACCGCAAGTACAGGGATGAGAGACTGGTTCTTTAAACGAATGCTAGCCATTATATTAAAAGGAGGACAATATAAA aAAAACGAAGACAACTCAGTTGAAGTTGCTGTTCAAATGCGATTTGACGAGAGTCAATGGACCACTTTAAATGATTACCTCAATCCAAATGTAGCTCTGTCTGAGGAAATATTCCGTCGCTCAGTGGGATATGTGGAGAATGCCATTTACAAGCCTAGTGTTTCAGAGAGAATAGTTATGGTGTGGAATGATTACATCCAATTTTATTTGGTGGAATATAAG ATGGAAATCACAATGGCATTTGGAATATTAGCAGCTGCCAGTGCAATGATGTGGCTGTGGAATCATATGTCCCATAAACACTTCAAGATTATTGCTTTCATTGCACTATATTTATATGAAGTATTTGTTTCATACAAA GAGGCTGAGCAACACGAATTTGACCGTTACATGTCAGcaattaataaatgtaaatgGTATTTCTGGTCATCCACCTGTGATGTGCCACCTCCCGACCCTATCAAGTTCTTGAAATATATGAACCCCTTGAAAATAGGTGTGAGGATGTTTACTACAATTATATCTGAACCCATGATCACTATAAGTGCTACAGTGCAGACAATAATTCATGGGATAACAG ATGGCATGTGGTTTCCCCTGAATGTGATAATGACAGGTTTATTAACTGTGGCTTTTACTGTTATATTAGTTGTTCTTCTTGTGATGATAGTATTTACCTATATACTTAACATTCCCTTTAATCTTAGTTTTCTATGTGGTTTGTTTAGCATTGGCGTGAATGAAAAACGTGATAGGACTAATACAAGTAACGTATGCGGTAATCAAATACCTAGCATAGATGGTGGCGGAGATCGGATAAGCAGCGCCACTCTAGATAGGATATTAGATGTATGCACGCGGGCACTTACTAGTgcacaaattaataatacaagTTCTACTCAAATCCCACGAATCCAGGCTACAAGACCTCTTCATATTAGTAATGGAACAGTACCAACAACTTCTTTAAAGAGGTCTTCTAGCACTGGACGTTTGCAAGAGTATAAATCTTACGATCATGACTTTGAACTGCCTGGTAGAC